Part of the Flavobacterium sp. MDT1-60 genome, TTTACTTCTTCAAAAACCTGTTCTGCGATAACTTTTTGTTCTGCATCATGATATAAAATAATTGAGCGATATTGTGTTCCAACATCAGCTCCCTGACGATTAAGCGTTGTTGGATCATGACTAGTCATAAATATAAATAATAAATCATGATATGAAATTATGTCAGGATTAAAAGTGACTTGTATGACTTCGGCATGACCTGTTCTGCCAGTACAAACTTCACGATACGGTGGGTTTTTAATAAAACCTCCCGAATAACCTGATTTTAAAGACTCTACACCATTTAAACGCTGAATTACAGCTTCAATACACCAAAAGCATCCACCACCAAAAGTAGCTACTGATAAATTTACCATATAATAGTATTGTTAAGTTTTATATGTCCTATTAATCCGATAGAATATTATGATAATTTGTTAAAAAAATCGTATTTTAGTTAAAAAAACTAATCAGTTCTTGAATGTTTGAAGTTTACAATTGATAAATTCGCAATTTTGCAAAAAAGCAATTATATTTGCAATCAAACTCACGCACACTAATGAATAGCAAAAATAGTACCATCACTTTAGAGACTTATTTTCAGGATTTTCGCAAAAATATTGTTGGAATTAATCAGGAATTTACATCTCCATACGGCAAAAAACAGATTATTTACACAGATTGGACTGCCAGCGGAAGGTTATACCGACCAATTGAAGAGAAACTTCTGAATCATTTCGGACCTTTTGTCGCGAATACACACACTGAAACTACTGTGTCTGGTACTGCCATGACAAAAGCATATCATCATGCCAGAAATATTATTAAGCGTCATTCTAATGCGAATCAGGATGATGTTTTAATTACGGATGGAACCGGTATGACTGGTGTTATCAATAAATTTCAACGTATTTTGGGCTTAAAAATTCCTGAAAACCTGAAAGATTTTATAACTGTTCCAGCTGAAAAAAAACCTGTTGTTTTTATTTCTCATATGGAACATCACTCGAATCAAACTTCCTGGCTGGAGACAATCGCAGATGTTGAAATTATTCCGTCATGTGAAAAAGGACTTTTTAGTCTTGAAAATTTAGCTAAATTATTAGAGAAATATAATAATAGAACCATAAAAATTGCCTCAATTACGTCATGTTCGAATGTAACAGGTTTAAAAACTCCTTTTCATGAAGCTTCAAAATTAATGCACCAGCATAATGGAGTTTGTTTTGTAGATTTTGCCTGTTCAGGACCTTATGTTGAAATCGATATGCATCCTGAAGATCCGGAAGCATATTTAGATGCTATTTTCTTTTCTCCTCATAAATTTTTAGGTGGTCCCGGAACGTCAGGGGTTTTGATCTTCAATAAAAAATTATACAACAATATGATTCCGGATTGCCCTGGAGGAGGAACAGTAAGCTGGACAAATCCTTGGGGAGAACATAAATATGTTGATAATATTGAAGACCGTGAAGATGGCGGAACTCCCGGATTCTTGCAGGTTATTAAAACGGCACTGGCCATTGAACTAAAAGAAGAAATGGGAATTGAGAACATTTTACAACGTGAGCACGAAATCGTTGATTATGTTTTTGATGAGTTGGAACCAGTTGAGAATATTAAGATTCTTGCCGGACAACATAAAAACCGTTTAGGGGTGGTTTCTTTTTTTATTGAAAATCTACATTTTAATTTAGGTGTAAAATTACTGAATGATAAATTCGGAATTCAAACACGTGGAGGATGCAGCTGTGCCGGAACTTACGGACACTTTTTACTGCATGTTGATCAGGAAACTTCAAAT contains:
- the msrA gene encoding peptide-methionine (S)-S-oxide reductase MsrA; translation: MVNLSVATFGGGCFWCIEAVIQRLNGVESLKSGYSGGFIKNPPYREVCTGRTGHAEVIQVTFNPDIISYHDLLFIFMTSHDPTTLNRQGADVGTQYRSIILYHDAEQKVIAEQVFEEVKSFYEDPIVTELKAFEVFYEAEEDHQNYYNDNQDARYCQIIIDPKVQKLKKMYADRLID
- a CDS encoding aminotransferase class V-fold PLP-dependent enzyme; this encodes MNSKNSTITLETYFQDFRKNIVGINQEFTSPYGKKQIIYTDWTASGRLYRPIEEKLLNHFGPFVANTHTETTVSGTAMTKAYHHARNIIKRHSNANQDDVLITDGTGMTGVINKFQRILGLKIPENLKDFITVPAEKKPVVFISHMEHHSNQTSWLETIADVEIIPSCEKGLFSLENLAKLLEKYNNRTIKIASITSCSNVTGLKTPFHEASKLMHQHNGVCFVDFACSGPYVEIDMHPEDPEAYLDAIFFSPHKFLGGPGTSGVLIFNKKLYNNMIPDCPGGGTVSWTNPWGEHKYVDNIEDREDGGTPGFLQVIKTALAIELKEEMGIENILQREHEIVDYVFDELEPVENIKILAGQHKNRLGVVSFFIENLHFNLGVKLLNDKFGIQTRGGCSCAGTYGHFLLHVDQETSNKLVDEITIGDLIKKPGWIRMSIHPTTTDKEIAYVCDSIKDLAKNHVTWALDYSYNNKTNEFVHKNATSFEDDLVAGWFKS